A stretch of DNA from Oryza brachyantha chromosome 4, ObraRS2, whole genome shotgun sequence:
GATTACtacattttcttcatttttgtcACTATTTCTCgtgcatgtatacatacatctATATACGCATATACAGTTCCAGCCAggtgttcttcttcttcagatGATCTCCTTGACGTCACCTTCTGCTGCTGCAACCTGAGCAGAGGCGGCGTCGGACCCGTCGGCGCCGGAGTTGTACCACCTCGCGCACAGCAGGTAGCAGAAGAAGTTGAGCACGCTGAGCACGGCGAGCATCCAGTAGAAGAGGTCCAGCCTGTCCTTGTCCAGGTCGTTGTCGCCGAGCcacccgccgcggccgccgtggcTCGCCGCCGTGACCCTGTTCACCAGCGACACGAGCACCGAGCTGAGGTAGAAGCCGAAGGCGTAGGAGCAGTAGGTGAGCGCCGTGAGGAAGGACTGCATGCCGGCGCACGCCTGGCTGTAGAAGAACTCGATGAGCCCCACGGCGGTGAACATCTCCGACACGCCGAAGACGAGGAACTGCGGCACGATCCAGAGCACGGACATGCGCGGGGCCCCCGCGGCGGAGAGgtcgcggcgccggcgctcgacggtggcggcggctaccATGGAGAGCGACACGGTGCAGAGGCCGACGCCGATTCGCTGGAGCGGGGTGATCCCGGACCGCGTGCCCGTGGCGCGCTTCATGAGCgggacgaggaggagctcaTAGGCCgggacgaggaggagcagcatgGCGTAGGGGATGGCCTGCAGCGACGCCGGCGGGATGCGGAacgagccgccgccgagcgcggTGTCCATGGCGCTGCCCTGCTGCACCGAGAACGTCTGCAGCTGCGCGAGCACGGTGTTGAAGACGATGGTGCACGCGAAGATGGGCGTCACGGCGAGGAGCGTCTTCGCCTGCTGCACCTCGGCGACCGTGCACGCCCGCCACGGGCGCTCCGGCTTCGTGTTCGGCGCCTGCTGCACCGCCCTGACGCACGCCTTGTCCAAGAACCTGCAGACCGATTTCGCCACTGATCAGTCAGTCACGCAGCTCCAGAGCAACGTgcatggcggcgcggcgccaccGGTGCCTGAGACGAGGAGCTCACCGGAATTTGCTGGCGTGGCGGAAgttgccgccggcgaggtgtgCCGGCTCGCAAACTCCGGCATTGGCAGGATCGGAGGAGCTGGAAGGGCAGATTTGCTTCCTCTCGGTGTAGGCAGCAACAAACACCTACAAGAACAGTATCAGTATTGTCACGATTGCTAGTAAAACTAAATTGTACTGTGAGAAACATTTGTATCTAAATGAAAATATCTGTGaagctaaaataattttcaagaataaatatttttgcaaaattcgTGAAATAAAcgtttatataaaattaattatgataattttcttttaaaaacatatggtGTAAATCTGACaagaacataaaaatatataggtgTCATCTTAAACCTATGCTAAAATAATGCAAGTGTATATATTGATCATGTGATAGTCTAAACAATCCGCTGACAGTTTTGTCATCATCGCTAGGATAAAAAACCATAGCTGCACTGAACTGACAGGCTAACAGTCCATTAATCATTAGAACTTTTAAACAACCTCCCAAACAAAACTTGTAGGAGTAGATGGCACATCAGTTCATAGTATCTTACTAGATCTGATGAACAAGAAGATGCAAAAACTACTCTGTCCATGATCTGGTTTCGAACCACTGAATGAACTGCAGAATAAGACAAGCTGACGACCATAATGCATGGAGCCACTCTGACTCTGCGTGAACTCTGAATGGTGACAAAAGGACATCTACCTACTAATTCAAGTGTATCTTATCTAATTACACGGTTGCGACTGTGATAATTAATGTGATCATATCAATGATCATGACAGAAAGTTCCCTGCAAATGACAAACTGCAGTTTCCTGGAACTCCCACTACCGGGCCTGTTTATGCATAATGGGGATGGGCTCGCCACTAACACAGCAGTCCATGCTCTGTCAGTTTTAGAATGCAGAGAGCTTGTACGGTTGCAGGTAAACCACCTCGCCTATAGCTCTTTAACCTAATCGTGCTGCTTAAGATAATTGGGCAAGTATGTCTGAAAACACTTGGTTCCTGTGGGCTAGTCACGCACtccctctgtcaaaaaaaaaaaaaaaagctaattctctggttttcgtgtccaacgattgatcatccgttttatttaaaatttttttaggaaattaaaaaaaattagtcacacgtaaagtaatattcatgatttatcatctaataaaaataaaaatatcaatcgcaaaaaattgaataaaacgaaaagtaaaaaattataggtaaaaaataaaaaattagtttattttgggacggagggagtatacaaGCCGACTGCAAAGTGCAGACCAATAGTTCAGTAGCTGTCAGCCTGACAAGAATCTTATCAACTCTTCGACCTTAAAAATCAACTTGGAAACgaatatgcaatttttttcttgcaaataCATATCCTGTCTGTATCAGATTTCAAACTAGAGCATCTTAACCTTTTCACTTATTCGgctttcattaattttttaaaagatcgTATGGAAGAACATTATATCGTTGAGTTATGATCCAAATTTCTAGTACGAGAGACCGACTTCGACAGAGCGGAGCGGAGGCTCGTCGATGGGAGGCTTGGGCCAGACTCTatagattttagggtttcgTCTTATATATACATCTTGTAAGCCACTGTGCGGCGTTTAAACCTCATCTTAAAATAGTGATGATATTTTGCTGGCTGGCGCATGTAGTTTATTTCTCTTCTATTTTGGGAGGGTTTTTCATGTTAAATCTCGTGTCTTCTATAATTGATCTACTGTGTTCATCGTTTATTTGCCTGTCGTTATTCTAACATATACCCAGCCTCTAAAtcattagcaaaaaaaaacggCTGTATGTTACACTTCAAATgaaacatattaatcttttaACGCATTGTTACTTTAAGTTTCCAGAGTTAATGGTATTATTATCGTATAATAAATGTGCGTTAATACTGCAGCCATGTAAATATTATTCTTACCCTTGCAATAGGCGTGAAGATGCTGCCCTGAGGGGGCTTGTTCCGGTAGAAGGCGGCGCCGGACACAAGGCTGACGAGCCcggccgccatggcggcggcggagatgccGAAGCCGACGTCCATCCCGGAGTGCGTCTGCACCCAGACCAGCGCCGTCAGCGCGATGAGCTCGCCGGCGCAGAAGCTGAAGTAGGCCGAGTTGAAGTAGGTGGAGAGCCTCTTGGCATTGTCCGCTGCGCCActaccgccggcgccgccgccggcggcgaactgGTCGGCGCCGTGCGCGATCATGTTGGGCTTGAGGCAGCCGCTGCCGAGCGCCACCAGGTAGAGCGCCGCGAAGAAGATGCTGGCCTTGACGCCCGTGGCCTGCTCGCAGCTGCCGTCCATGGCCGCCAtgctgcacggcggcggcttcaGCTGCGGCAGGTGCGCCTGCACTGACAGCAGTATGAAACCCTGCAggcacacacaaaaaaaaaaacagagtaaaAATCCTAGCAAATATGTTATAATTCTCTTATCTACTCTTAGTACTGAAACTGCAATTAAAGATATTTGATGATATTCAAATGCTGGCTTCTTGAATAACTCAGTATCTTCCCATGCTGAGATAAACCATGAAATGTATATACAGAAAAAccgtttttttttggggtaaaTTACACAGGTTGTAGGAACACTACAAAAGGTGGCTGACAAGTTAGTACAAGTAGTACAGCCCCTGTCAGGGCCAGTAGTTTTCAGGCGCCTATTTATCGCAGCAAGTGTGATGCAACCCCATCGGCTTGCTTTACACTAAAAGTGAAGAAAAGAGCAATTTGCTCTGCTAATTGCAGGCCGCGTGTATTACTACCATGCGACCGTGTCATGGTTGAATTCAACCTGGTCCCGAAAACTTTATGAATTCGGGAACAAAATCCCTGGTCCATGCATGGTGATTGGCACCTTTTTTCAggcccatccatccatccatgttcatcgccccccctctctctttaCGTGAAAACAACggtcaacaacaaaaaaaaatcgtgcATTCCATTCAGTTTCTCGGTGCACCACGCACAAACAATCATCGATCAAAACGTCTCAGTCTCACCTCTATCTAGATTATGAACAAAActgttcatctttttttcatCAGCTCGTGAaatgagtttttcttttttttttcagcagaTTGTAATTTTAccgtacttaaaaaatattatgaggtaacatatttttcttcggTTAATTTGACTCttaatatagatattttttccaggatggtaaaattgcccGTTGGTCGATCATCGGGGAAAGTACCGAGAGCTCGACGAAGCCGAAGATGAGCATGGTCCAGAAGCAGCCGAGGTAGGAGTCGGAGAGGAAGCCgccgaggagggagaggaggaagatggtGCCGACGAAGTTGGTGACCACGTTGGCCGCCTGCGACAGCGGGAAATGCATCTCGCCGAACACGTACGTGATGAGGTTGTTGCCCACCGCCGCGATCGCCATGATCTCGAACATCTGGATccctgcaccaccaccaccatcacacCCAAAGTGTTAAGCTATTTGCTCTCACAGCCCACACCGCcggcccgccggcggcggcggccatggtcGAGCTAAGCTAGCATTGCGCTCTTCCTTCACCTAGCacgaagacggcggcgcgcatgccgccgtgccggcgcGGCTCGCAGGGCCGGCCGCGCCagtcgacggcgccggcgtccggaagcggcgacgagcggctcTCCACGTCCATtgtatttctctctctctctctctctctctctactctaCTCTgctttccctctctctctctgctggCTGCAGCTGCCTAAGGTAAAGATGCTAGCTGGAGCCTCACCTTATTTATAGGCTGCATTTCGCTGTGATTAGCGAAAGTGATTTAAGCCATTAATTAATGCTGCTACATGAACAGTAACAGCGTACTCATGCAGAGAGTCAGACAGAGGAGATGCGATCTCTTGATCTCTTCTGCTCTTGTGAATGCCGAAAGTGGCGGCAGCGCCAAGAAGAGGAGATAGTGCGGGCGGGCCTACCCTCCATGTCGGGATTTCGAGCGAGGTCGAcatcgatccatccatggtGGTGCTGACCTGACCACTCGTGCTcgttggaggaggagggggtgaaaaGACGTTTGGATCGATGgacatgcatcatgcatgcagataCGCAattgaggaggaggaaaatgCAGGTGTGGATGAGTGAGTGAGCTGTGTTTAATTTAGGTGTTTTATTGTGCAATTGGTGTTGACAAAACGGGTCAAATTGCTGGGCAGGCACCTGTTTTTTGTGTGATGTTAATTTCTTCTGTGAACTGGTGCAGGAAAAGGTGAAGACTTTGAGGTAGTACTAGCAAATGTTGTTTTCTTGACTAAAGAAAAGGTTcagataaataatttatttctctGACCATAACTTTGACAATGGTCTGTAAGATTGTTAATTATTGAGTTGTTTATCATCAATAAGTTGTGTTTAGCAGCTTGAACCATCACGCCACGGCAAGTAGTAATCCAGCTACTCCACACCTAAAAAAAAGGTCAGTACTGAAATCTAGTGGAGTGCGTTTACTTCTCCTCCTTTCATGCGTTGACAGCGACACCAACTATAAGAGATGGGAATTAACTCCAATGGATAAAAACTGTTgcttgttgtttttttttaatgtttttgcgagaaaaaaaagggtctTTCTCGATGAGAGACCTAGACAGAGACCTAGATTAACCATCCTAGTAGTGGCTAGTAGGAATGTCAACGAAAGGAGCTAGATGGCCGGTTTGCTGCAGTGCAGTCCACATAGTATGCAGCTGAAAACAAATTTGCATGCCAATTTTGTTACAATGGATGATAAGAAAACAGGAGGCATCTTTGATATGTTCAGATTTGATGATTGATATATGGTACAAACCTAAAAGGAAGTTGGATGGTTAGCCACAAATCTGGTTAGCTAGCTGTCAATATGTCATATATGCTCAGTGCTGGGGGATGCCTCTTGATTCTTTGCGTGATGCTCAAAAAGACGGCAGCTTTGCGGTGAGAAATCTTGCATCCTGTGGGAGAGTTGCATGCAGGGCGTGGTAAGGGAAGCCAGTTTCTGAacgagtgagtgagtgagccCAGtgacaaaggaaaaaaaaatgacatctTGAAACTTATTGTTAGAACTATTCCCCAGTTGCTAAAAAGTTCATGTGCTTTTTATTGTCCCTAACAAATTAAAGATCAGAAGGCATAGATTCCCACCATCACATGCCCTTGGTAGCGTCTCCATTGTTAAAAAGAATGCCAAATCTAGAATGGTTCTCATATCACCTATAGGGAAGCGGCAGGGATGTGGAAGATTATAGCTCACAATTCTAGATTTGGATGGTTGTAATAGAAATTAgtcacaaatattattttaagaaattgaAAATACGGATTACAGTTAAATCCACCGCTCCACAAAATTCAAGTGTAAATTCGATCTGAACTTTCATGTGATGGTTCATACATATTGATTCAGTTTCGTTACTCCTTatcaatatctataattaTTGGCATGTTATTTGGGAGAATGATTGGAGGCCCCCATAAAGGAATCAGAGGAGTTTCTGGGAAAAAACCACAGTAGACAAATAATTGGTTGGTCCAAGTCGTACGGCTTTGACGTTCACTGTATGCGCCGATGCTGGATTCTCCCCAGCTACTCGTTCATATGGGTGATAATAGATAATATGGAGTGGTTGtttggaaaaagccaaataacatatttgtaaataaaaaataatttataaatagatttattatatacatattcttagcgatataaaagttaatgttgtaaaataaattctggtgaaaaatctaaaatcaattctaaatttaaggtcgagaaatttatattttggtatataagcagaagcaaagcGAAATGATGTGgtggtatttttatttaggaAATTTTAGAGCCGAGTATAAAAAATGAgtgagctaaaattttataaatttttgagcTAAAAACATACCACCTCTGTCccataagtttatttttcagttcttAGATACGgtgttttgactctttatctaatttgaaaattttttgcgattaatattttttttgttactaaatggtaaaatatgaatagtactttatgtgtgactaatttttttaaagttttttataaattttttaaataagatgaatgataaaatgttggacacagaaatcaaaaaattaagttattatgagacggagatAATATACTAGTTAAATAGTAGTAGTGTTGTAAAAGAACCTATAAGTATTGTCCTATTAATAACCTGAATGCAGATCCTCTACAGTTTGAGGAGTTTAAGATTTTGGAAAGCATCCAGTGAGAAGCCagctttttaaaatatggatgcttcttcttgtttttagtttattttctggatTCTGTAATTTCAGATTCTTTGAAGTTGAGTACTGAAGAGCTTCTGATTTTTCTAGAGATACTGTGAGAAACTGTTGCTAGAAGCTCTCCTGAACAGACCATATGTTACCCTTGCAACTTGTTAGTAATTTCTTGAGATATGATGTTGCTACCTCTTACTGAACTCTGAACACTCAGCAGTAAAGTAGCTCCTGTCCTGTGGTTATGCTATAATTCCACCAAACTCGCCTGGGTGAAACACGCGCTTTCTGAAATTAAACATGCTGGCAATGCCAATTAGTAATCTTTTATTGTTGGCCTAGGCACAACTCAACGCAACACGACGAGCTAAGCACATTAGTAGAGAGATGAGTGGATCGATAGTCCAAAACGCATgcgtcatcgtcgtcatccCCGATCTCCCTCGCCGCACTGCGATCTCAGCATCAACACAATTTCACTCCGTTTTTGCCTATGATCATGCTTgtaggctaaaatttaaaattttatctttaaatttagggttaattttaatgttttttttcttaaatttatttttcagtattgacttttaaatcgttaaggatacgtatataaaaattttatttataaattattttttatttataaatatgacgtttgattttttttttcgtcggAGGCTGGGACCGGCCGCGCGGCACggagccgatcgatcgatcgtgggTGGACTATCTGACGGCGATGGTGCATGGATGGACGTTTTTTTTTAGTTGGATGGACGCTTGAAACTTGAGAGAGACGAAGGAATTTTGCGGTGCATGCGGCGGCTAGCTGAAAATCCTGAAAAAGCGCGGTGGCTTTGCGATGACAGGACAGATGGAAAGAACTGCTCATGGAGTTCGGAAATGGCTTCTAATTTCTTGAGGCcaagatatattaatacgTGTTatcgtacatatatatttatgagctatatttatatttttcgttGTAACTTATACAAATCAAATCTAatcttaatatatgatatcttatcaattcttttaaaaaaattcacaacgaaaagatgtaaaaaaaacaagaagatatTCACCCAACGGTTTAAAACAGTTTTCTGGGTGTGGTAGTGTGGATGAGGATGAGACCAACCTTTCCGTCGGAGCTGGGCCACGGTAGCCACAGTGGACTGTTTCTGTTCAtagctttttatttttttcccctctctgcCTCTGAATTTCCATAGGCTGTTGATGCGCATGTGACTGTTGGGTGAGGTGTTTGAGCTATTGCGTTGCCATTGGAGGCCAGACCGCTGTTGCATGGTCCAGCTTGCTCGATCTAGTTTGGTACGTCAGGAATCAAACAGATTTGTATTGTACCAGAACTGTAGTACAGGAAAAGAGGTGGCCTGAAACCCTGAACAGTGCATCAAATTTCGCACGGGCAAGCCTTTCTGACCATAGATTCATCATCCAAAGTAATATACGTAGATCTCCCGACCAAACTTGATGGGACTTCTCTTTAGAAAAGTTGAAGAACGAATACATAGCATTACTAAAATAATACTAATAcattcattctaaaatatatatagcgaTATAATATTCAACATGACATATCACCGTATAGCATGTCTAGCATGTCTAGTCTCGTATTAGTATGCTAAGTCATATCAGTATGagattgttatattttagaatagataagtatatttttaagattaCTTTAGTTTGACTTAAGTTTATTGGCTTAGATTTTAGGGCCAACATATAagttctatataattttataggaaacGGTTTgatttctccatttttttctctaaaacacTCTAAACTAAAGAGGCCTTTAATTTAACCCTTTGGATCATATGGTTTATGCTAATGGTTTTAAACCTTAAGTTCAACGATAAAATCCTACTTTTACTTTAAAtaagttagaaaaaaatgctcgAATCTAGTCTTTTGACTTACGAATATAGGACACGTACAAATGTACCTATTAGTTGACTCTCTTAGTCaccacgtaagcaaatttagTGACGTGGAtgaaagagagaaggagaaagaaaagctgttgccatgcatggcaatggcttagagtcgactcttagcatttattaaaggaaactttcttgTATGGCAATGTATAAAAAtgaaactagcttaataaaaaatattttattgcattaatgaagaaaccacaCCTAACTCTACCTTtatacgtatcattataaaatagactcttgttGCTAATatggcttgagatagagcccaTGATGGACTCTACCTTGAACATGTGGATTGTTAAGGCTTTGACCTTATAGCTTATAAACCAGCTTATAAGCCTAAAAAAGAGGAAGGGCCTTAAATAGGACAagcttaaaattaaaagatattGCCCTAGTTCTTTCCTTATATTTCTTTCGGTTTCGGGTCGAAATACATTGCCTAAGCCCACGAGGCAGTCGGCAGTGCCAAGCTGGGTGGCGCATGTccaattttttaagataatatatGAGAGATCAATTAGCCATGCTCCATACCGATTTAATAAACTATTTGTGGTCGAGCTTCACgtgctaaaatttttaactagaCTTGTACGATATTTGCTCTTATAATACTGATCAGCATGGCGCAACTACACTTATGCTACGCCTAAATAAAGCCAttggaaaattataaaagtaactaagaataatttataaataaacctgATATACAACCAatattggaaaataaactaatataaaagcAATTCTagatttaactttaaaattatgtttcaaaataaaaattccgGTTGTAGCTAATAAGCTAATAGGTACTCGCTCCATATTAAAATGTAGCAATTTCTCACTACAAATCTACATACAGAGAGTTAGAGACTACTTTTTAATTTCACATACAGGGGCGGATTTGGCATGGGGGCAGCTGGGGCTCGAGCCCGCGCTACCCCCGTTAAAGCCATTAGAGCCTCCACGAAGAcccttctaaaatttatggtaAAAATTAATAGAAAGAGAGGGCTTAAACTCCATCTAACTTGTTCAGACCCTCCTAATATCGTTGGTTAGATCCACCACTGttcacatataatattttggtcCTTTATTTATGGAATTCGGTGTAACTACATACCTACTACCTCCGTCGCATAAAAactctgttttttgtttttttcgtatctaatgtttgatcattcatcttatttgaaaaaatatacaaaaacttaaaaaactaGTCACACATagagtactatttatattttatcatctagtaagaataaaaatattaatcataaagaaattttaaataagacgaagagttaaaacattgtatgaaaaaactgaaaaataatcttatttcagaACGGAGGCAGTACATCCGAAGCTCACGTTTCTACGATCCGGAGATCAAATCTAAAACACACTATCCAGCAGCATCTGTACTAAACATTTCATTTTCCCACGGAACAACACGTTGTGCTCATGCCAGATATCCGGTTCAGTTGTTAATTGCAGAGGGAGAAAACACGTCGAACCGAACCCGGCCACCAAAAAGccaaaatccaaatccaacaaaaaggaaggggaggacaGACGACAGAGGAGGCACCGCACGAGCACAATCTCAAAATTCTCAATGGATAATCAGAGGAGCGCGCCCACACTACACTACACTACACTACGCAGGCGCCGCGTTGCTATCTGGGTGAATCGCGAGCACTTGATCCTTTCTTATCCAATATTTCCCTTTCTGTTtaagtttataaactaaaatttaaagtcttaatattaaatttaaagttaatttttaggtttttttatttttatcacctagaatatatatataagttttattttaataatatttattgtttgtaaatatgtttgttttttcgtgaaaaaagaaaaagccaaacagtaACCCGTGCACACGCACGACGGCGTACgacgtcgcc
This window harbors:
- the LOC102704513 gene encoding protein NRT1/ PTR FAMILY 4.3-like — its product is MDVESRSSPLPDAGAVDWRGRPCEPRRHGGMRAAVFVLGIQMFEIMAIAAVGNNLITYVFGEMHFPLSQAANVVTNFVGTIFLLSLLGGFLSDSYLGCFWTMLIFGFVELSGFILLSVQAHLPQLKPPPCSMAAMDGSCEQATGVKASIFFAALYLVALGSGCLKPNMIAHGADQFAAGGGAGGSGAADNAKRLSTYFNSAYFSFCAGELIALTALVWVQTHSGMDVGFGISAAAMAAGLVSLVSGAAFYRNKPPQGSIFTPIARVFVAAYTERKQICPSSSSDPANAGVCEPAHLAGGNFRHASKFRFLDKACVRAVQQAPNTKPERPWRACTVAEVQQAKTLLAVTPIFACTIVFNTVLAQLQTFSVQQGSAMDTALGGGSFRIPPASLQAIPYAMLLLLVPAYELLLVPLMKRATGTRSGITPLQRIGVGLCTVSLSMVAAATVERRRRDLSAAGAPRMSVLWIVPQFLVFGVSEMFTAVGLIEFFYSQACAGMQSFLTALTYCSYAFGFYLSSVLVSLVNRVTAASHGGRGGWLGDNDLDKDRLDLFYWMLAVLSVLNFFCYLLCARWYNSGADGSDAASAQVAAAEGDVKEII